A genomic region of Phragmites australis chromosome 2, lpPhrAust1.1, whole genome shotgun sequence contains the following coding sequences:
- the LOC133903140 gene encoding histone acetyltransferase HAC1-like, translating into MVIDKCYDAEQQLEERQRHPSNSAHTHTLQPVDIVGVPKDTKDRDLLTYNLESELFDTRQAFLSLCRGNQYQFDTLRRAKHSSMMVLYHLHNPSAPAFVSTCSFCYHDIETGHGWQCQVCSDFDVCNACYQNGTVNHPHKLTNHPSAANRDAQSMEARQLRLQQKEMLDLLLHASTCHSASCQYPDCRKFKRLFHHGMQCQTRAAGWCAFCKGMWHMLQLHARACKDSDFNVPRCRDLKEHLRGLQQQSDSRRRAAVIEMMRQRGIEVPANDLEAVWVNTIKRIVNDDDY; encoded by the exons ATGGTGATagataa GTGTTATGATGCAGAACAACAACTTGAAGAGAGGCAGAGGCACCCAAGTAACAGTGCACACACACATACGCTCCAACCG GTTGATATTGTCGGGGTGCCCAAAGATACAAAAGATAGAGATTTGCTAACATATAACCTAGAAAGTGAGCTTTTTGACACCAGGCAGGCATTCCTCAGTCTTTGTCGAGGAAACCAATATCAATTTGACACCCTTCGTCGTGCAAAGCATTCATCAATGATGGTTTTGTACCACCTACATAATCCATCTGCACCAGCATTTGTCTCTACATGCAGTTTCTGCTATCATGACATTGAAACTGGTCATGGTTGGCAGTGCCAAGTTTGCTCAGATTTCGACGTATGCAATGCTTGTTACCAAAATGGAACAGTTAATCATCCTCATAAGTTAACAAACCATCCATCAGCTGCAAATCGTGATGCCCAAAGCATGGAAGCTCGGCAATTACGTCTACAACAA AAGGAAATGCTTGATCTTCTGTTACATGCCTCGACATGCCACTCTGCTAGTTGTCAGTATCCTGACTGCCGGAAATTCAAGAGACTATTTCATCATGGTATGCAGTGCCAAACACGAGCTGCAGGATGGTGTGCCTTTTGCAAAGGAATGTGGCACATGCTTCAACTCCATGCCCGAGCTTGCAAAGATTCAGATTTTAACGTGCCGAGGTGCAG GGATCTCAAAGAGCATCTTAGAGGGTTGCAACAGCAGTCTGATTCCAGGAGGAGGGCTGCCGTAATTGAAATGATGAGGCAAAGAGGAATCGAAGTCCCTGCAAATGACTTAGAAGCTGTTTG GGTAAACACCATCAAGAGGATAGTCAATGATGATGACTACTAA
- the LOC133900434 gene encoding E3 ubiquitin-protein ligase ATL41-like has protein sequence MHHTPNLRRNSGPCRAQYGQPMGADDNHRPHPKAQDPPIPLEDGPLHAHWDLIPQRPHVAGQQVTEPSSYVVAGKILLATAGMFSGVLLALIALHLYNSSRRRRLSGGRRRLLRSLAIAGAGDDSRDGGGAAASSPRGLEPAVLRALPVVTAGAGDGDCAVCLAELEPGEKARALPRCGHRFHVECIDAWFRGNATCPLCRADVEAPDPAAAAAVEAQAQPEVRIDVGGVDATAAAKASMAPAMGRLASGTNLDKTRRVFASTRSVSF, from the coding sequence ATGCACCACACTCCAAACCTTCGACGAAATAGTGGTCCTTGCAGAGCTCAGTACGGCCAACCCATGGGCGCCGACGACAACCACCGCCCGCATCCCAAGGCACAGGACCCGCCGATCCCGCTCGAAGATGGTCCCCTCCATGCTCACTGGGATCTTATCCCGCAGCGTCCGCACGTCGCCGGGCAGCAGGTGACCGAGCCGTCGAGCTACGTCGTCGCGGGCAAGATACTGCTCGCCACGGCGGGGATGTTCTCGGGCGTGCTCCTGGCGCTCATCGCGCTTCACCTCTACAACAGTTCACGGCGCCGGCGCCTcagcggcggccggcgcagGCTGCTCCGGAGCCTGGCCATCGCCGGCGCTGGCGATGACAGccgggacggcggcggcgcggcggcatCGTCGCCCCGCGGGCTCGAGCCCGCGGTGCTCCGCGCGCTGCCGGTGGTCACCGCGGGCGCCGGGGACGGGGACTGCGCGGTCTGCCTCGCGGAGCTCGAGCCCGGGGAGAAGGCGCGCGCGCTGCCGCGGTGCGGGCACCGTTTCCACGTGGAGTGCATCGACGCCTGGTTCCGGGGGAACGCCACGTGCCCGCTCTGCCGCGCCGACGTCGAGGCACCGgacccggccgccgccgctgccgtggaGGCACAAGCACAACCGGAGGTGCGCATAGACGTCGGCGGGGTCGACGCCACGGCGGCAGCCAAGGCATCGATGGCGCCGGCGATGGGGAGGCTAGCGAGCGGCACGAATCTTGACAAGACGAGGCGGGTCTTTGCTTCGACCCGATCCGTTTCCTTCTGA